CATAGCCCGGACCGCCGCATCCCCGCTGGAGAGCCGCTGGAGCAGGAATTCCTCCTCCTCGCGCGTCAGCGGCGGCGGCAGCGCTTCGCTTCCCCCGATATAATAAATCTCCTGGCTCTTCAGACCGAGCAGAAACAGCATGCGGTAATACTGCAGTTGCAGCACAAGCTTGAATTTGACCATTATTGTTCCTCCTATAGGTTACTTAGCCCATCACCTTGTCAGCCAGCGCTTCTGGAGCACTCTCTTTATGGGTCAGGTCAGGATGTATGACCGCCCGGTACGCGCCGTCTCCCGACAGTGTCCCGCCATCCAGCCCGATGAGTACCCTTGTGCTGCAAAAGGTATCACCGCCAAGCTCTATCCTCACCTTATCCGGCTTCAGCGCGAGCATGAAGGATGCCCCGCGGTTGACGCCCCTGTACGGCACCAGCCGTATCCTGTCCTGCCAGGCGAACGACTGCCCGTCCGTTTCAAGTATAAGTGTGTCTGCGCCCGTCTGAGTCAGCCTACCCTTCCAGGAAGCCGGCAAATGGCCCTCCCACAGCGAGGCTTCCATCACCATGACCGGAATCCTCGTCAGCGGATCACTGAGCCGGTTCCCGGTATCCAGCAGTCCGGGACAGGTGACCGACACTCCGTCAATCTCCACCGTCACTTCCCCAATATAGGAATCCAGCTGCTCTCTGTGCCGGCGGGAGGACTGGATCAGCTTGAAGAGCAGCAGCACCAGCGGAAGCAGGGCAAGCACGAACCAGAAGCCGATCTTCAGCCGGTAAGCTTGGCCCCCCGACGAGGTGAAGATCATGCCCTTCCAGATGTCACCAGAGCTTTGCAGCAGATAATGAACGCCTATGATCCCTCCCGCCGCCGCAAAATTAATGATATAAAACGCCCCAAATGCCCGAAGATAGCTTTGCAGACTTCTAAATCCAAAGGCTATCCAGATCATCAAAACCGATAACCCGAATTTGATGAGAAAGGTATACAGAAAGGACAGCTCCGGTACGAACATCATGACAACATAGAGCGCACCCGTCAGCGCTGAGAGAGTCAGGCGCCACCAGATTACCTTGTGCTTAACCAGCCAGCTTGTCAGCCATAGCAGGACTCCGTCGATCAGCAGATTGGCGGCAAAAATCAAGTCAATATACACAACCATCGCTCTCACCTGCCTGCAAGCGGATATCTATCCGGAGGCCGGGATGCAGGCTCTCTTTTTAGACGATAAGATTAGTATAGAAACTCCCGCATCCAAAGTCTGTCTAAACATGGGGGGCGTTCTTGCAGTTTTTTTGTCGAGTTATGGGCCTTGAGAGGAACTTCAGCGCACAATAAAAGCCAACCCTAAGCGGCTGGCTTCATACGTGATGTATTTAATTGTTGATAGATTTCAACTCTTCTTCGGAGAGTCCGGTTGCTTTCTGCACTGAAGCACGATCCATTCCCATAGACAGGAGATTCTTTGCTATTATCCGCTTGGCCTCAAGTTCACCCTTCGCAGTGCCTTCCGCCACTCCCTTAGCGAAGCCTTCTCTCAGCGCACCATCCCGCTGCGAGGCTTCGTCCATCAGAAACTTCTGGCGGTCCTCATATTTACGGCGGGCTTCTGAATCCTGGCTCAGAAATTCCAGCGTCTCCATCGCCTTCTTCAAGGCTGGCTCATTCATTTGCAGCACCTCCCAATCAGAGTAGTCAATCCCTTTCAGGAACAGCAGCCAGTTCACAAGGCCGCCCGCGCCGGGCGTAACCGGCTGGTTCAGCTTGGGCAGCTCCAGGAAATGAATCTCGATATCGTCTGTCAGCGGCGCTCCGCTGCTGTCCTCCCGCAAATGAAATACACTGTGTGTATGTTCATTCGGGAGCACCTTGTAATTCAGAATGTTAATCGTCACGCATTTCTTCAGCTCGGTATATTTCCCGCTGACCTGAAGCTGCCCGGCATAACGCTTGCTCCAATAATACAACGTGCGTTTCTCAATATCATATTTGTTGAACAGCTGCATCTCAATGTTGATCAGCTTGCCGTCAGCCGTCTTGGCCCATATATCAAATATCGCCTGCTTATCCAGCGGATCATCCTTATCCGTATAGGGATTGAGCAGCACCACTTCCTCCAGCGGAAGATCGCCCGCATCCAAGAATATTTGGTTCAGAAAAGCGAGCAGTACATCCTTGTTGCCTTCGCTTGCAAAAATCCGCTTAAATACAAAATCCACCCGGGGGTCCAGCATTTCCATGGTATCGTCTCCCGTTATCGTTATTATACAGCCTGAAAAACAAAAAAAACACCATACCCCGCAGTTCAAAGCTGCGTGATACGGTGCTTCCGTAACAGTCTATGCTATTAATGGCTCTTAATCATTATTGCCGCGTGTCCGGTTACGCAGGAAGGTCGGAATATCCAGCTGATCAGAGCTTGTCTGATTCCCGAACGGACGAAGATTCTCACTCTTGCTCTTATCAGCAGCCGGTTCGCTGTTTGCCGCAGGGCGGCGTACAGGGGCTATTGGAGAAGGCTTGTGTTCAAAGCCGGTCGCAATAACCGTAACCTTGATCTCGTCCTTCATACTCTCTTCGATAATGGCACCGAAGATCATATTCACTTCAGGGTCCGAAGCAGAGGTAACAATCTCGGCAGCTTCATTCACTTCGTACAGGGAGAGGTTAGAGCCGCCTGTAATGTTCATAATGACACCACGTGCCCCTTCGATGGAGGTTTCAAGCAGCGGGCTCATGATCGCCTTGCGGGCCGCCTCAGACGCACGGTTCTCACCGGTGGCAATCCCGATGCCCATAAGCGCTGAACCGCGCTCTGTCATAATGGTCTTCACATCGGCAAAGTCAAGGTTGATTAGGCCCGGAACCTGAATCAGGTCGGAGATACCTTGTACCGCTTGACGGAGCACATTGTCCGCTTCACGGAAAGCTTCCAGCATTGGGGTCTTCTTATCCACAATCTCCAGGAGGCGGTCATTCGGAATCACAATCAGCGTATCAACCTTTTCCTTGAGCGCTTCGATTCCAAGCTCTGCCTGGTTGGCACGTTTTCTGCCTTCAAAAGTGAACGGGCGGGTCACGACGCCTACCGTCAATGCGCCGCACTCTCTGGCGATTTCGGCAATGACAGGCGCTGCACCTGTTCCGGTACCGCCGCCCATGCCTGCGGTTACGAAGACCATATCCGCACCCTTCAGCGTATTCGAGATCAAATCACGGGATTCCTCTGCCGCCTTCTTACCGACCTCAGGATTCGCTCCTGCGCCAAGTCCGCGGGTCAATTTATCCCCGATTTGTAATTTATGCTCCGATTTGGCCATATGCAGCGCTTGGGCATCTGTATTAACTGTGATGAACTCAACACCCTGAACGCCATTTTCAATCATCCGGTTCACAGCATTGCTTCCGCCGCCGCCGACGCCGATGACTTTTATTTGAGCCAAGCTCTCCATTTCAAAATCAAATTCCAACATATTGTTTCCATCTCCCCCTTGAGTAGTGCTTGGATGGCCAGTCCAAGTGTATCTGGATTACACTTATATGAACTCGCTAAACATATTCTTTAGTCGTTCCACCAGACCAGGCTTCTTGGAAGAATCCTGAACCGGCGCTGTGCTCTGCTTGCTGCGGTTAACGGTCTTCTTGTTGGCACTTCCGCCGCTGCTTCGTCCACGGTAGTTACGCACAACATTATGAAGGATGCCTACGCCGCCTGTGAAGCCGGGGTCGCGTACTCCAATATAATCCGGTACGGCAATCCGTACGGAGGCTGCCAGCTCGTTCTGGGCTACCTTAAGCACCCCGGGCATCGAAACTGTGCCACCTGTAAGTATATAACCTCCGGGAAGCTCCGTATAACCAAGCCGCTTTACTTCCTGACGGATCAGATGGAAGATTTCCTGGACTCTCGGCTCGATAATCGCTGCCAGATCCTCCTGGTTGAACTCCTTCTCCACATTGCTGCCAATACGCAGAACCTTGAAGACGACCTCTGAAGCGGCATCGTCGATCCAGGCACAGCCGTATTTCAGCTTGACCTTCTCGGCCTGATCGGTAAGTGTACGCAGTCCGTAAGCAATGTCATTGGTTATGAATTCTCCTCCGATCGGAATCGTGGAGGTTGCACTTAGGGAACCTTCTTCATATACGGCTATTGTTGCTTGACCGGCGCCAATATCGACCAGTACAGCCCCCATCGATTTCTCATCTTTGGAGAGCGCTAATCCGCCAGCCCCGAGAGACATAAGGACAAGATCTTTAACCTTCAGACCTGATTTCTCCACGCAGCGGAGCAGATTATGTATGGGAGTCTTGGCACCGGTGATGATCGTAGCCTCCACTTCCAGGCGAACGCCGATCATTCCGCGCGGGTCCTGAATGCCTTCAAGGCCGTCGACGATGTACTGCTTGGCGACAACATCAATGACCTCGCGTTCCGGCGGGAGTGCTATAACCTCCGCAGCCTTGATTACACGGTCGATATCATCTTCGCCGATCTCACGATCTTCATTCTGAACGGCAACTACGCCGTGGCTGGATTGCAGGCCGATATGATTGCCGGATATGCCGACATACACCTCGGATATTTGAATACCGACCATTTGCTCCGCATGCTCTACGGCACTCTTGATCGATTGCACAGTCTGATCGATGTCTACAATCGCACCCTTGCGTATCCCTTCCGAATCAGCAGATCCAACGCCAATAATATTGAAGGTTCCACTAGTAACTTCCCCGATTATTGCCCGAACTTTGGATGTACCGATGTCCAAACTAACAATGATGTCATTGTTGCTCAAGCCCTATGGCACCTCCTGTTATAATCATAATAAACAACCTTTGATCCCGGTCGCGGGAAACATCTCTGTACATATTCAACATTCCTAATCCTTTCCCTCTTTTTTCAACAAATTTTTTGAGAGGAATAATATGACAAGGTATTCACGTGCAGACAGGCGCCCTCCGCTTCGCGGGATCAGCACCTGACATTCAAATAAGGAAAACAAGAGAATAGCGGCTATATCCTGCAATGCATCTCAAAAAATCCGCAGAAAAAAGAGGGATATTGCTTTATTGCCCGTAAAACAGATTGTAGCATTTTTTCCACCCTATTAGTAGGGACTATTTACTCCCCAGGTTCTGCGTCTTCCCCGGTGTCCCCGGCTTCACTATGAAACGGAACATAGGAATCCGCCTCCAGCATTTTGATAAGTCCCGGCTCTTCCGTCAAGATCACCTGATTCAAATAGCCTACTTTATCCTTCAGCAGTGAAATTGCCGTAATGACCTCAAAGCGTGAACGTGTGTAAAGCTTGATCCGGTCCGGAAAAGACAACGTCGGGGAAGGCACAATCTCCGATATATCACTGGTCTGCTCATTCGGAATTCCGGCCAGCGCCTGGCACAGCTTGGTCTTATATGGATCGTCAGCCTTCCAGTTGGTCAATATGGGCTTCTCCACGGCAATTCCGGTATCCGTCACAGAGACGGCGGCCCCGCTCGACAGAATAGCTTCCAGTACGCCTGTCTGGTCCAGTTCATAGGCAACCGCAGGGTACTCCTTCACAGTGATCGTAACCACACCGGGGAACTTCTTGCTTACTTGCGCCTCCTGCACAGTGTCCAGCTCCTCCAGCGCCTTCCCCACGGAATCTCCGGAGACTGCGAAGAACTGTCCGCCGATCTTCAGGCCGCTTGCAGCCAGGAGCTGCTCACGGGATGTATATTTATCCCCCTGCATTTGAATGGCCGTAATCTTGCTGATCGACGAACGGAAGAAGATGACAGCCAGGAGCGCAGTAAACAGCAGAGCCAGAATGATGATGATTTTACGGTTTTTTCTCTTGCTAGGCTTGTCCTCTTTCAAAAGAGGTATTCGCGTTTTTGGCATTCTCATATCTCCGTAATAAGGCCCTGTCTCCTTCCTTCACGGTTCTACCGAAGGAGACAGGGAGCTTTAATTGGCCATATCCATAGGGTCCGGCACAGGCACCTTGCGGCTGATGCGTGCCCCCAGCTTCTGAAACAATAACTCGATGCCGTCATATCCCCGGTCAATATGATGCGCCTGCTCTACGATGGTGGTTCCCTGAGCAGCAAGCCCGGCAATCACCAGGGCCGCTCCTGCCCGCAGGTCAGTGGCTTCAACCGTTGCCCCATACAACCGCTGAACGCCGCGTATGAAGGCCCTGTTGAGATCAATGGAGATATCGGCCCCCATCCGGGCCATCTCCTCCACATGCTTGAAGCGCCCCTCAAAAACCGTTTCCTTGATCACACTGAATCCGTCCGCCAGGGACAATAGAACCATAACCTGGGATTGCAGATCTGTAGGAAAAGACGGATACGGAGAGGTTACAATTCGCTCTACCGCACGGGGACGTCCCATACAGCTGATATTAATTATATCATTGCACACTGTAATTTGAACACCGGCGCGCCTCAGGATATGGATCAGGGAGGTCAAATGTCCTGCATTGGTGTGGGTCAGCGTCACATTGCCCCGCGTGGCGGCAGCAGCGATCATCACGGTTCCGGCAACAATCCGGTCGGGAATCACCTCATAGCTGCAGGGATGGAGCTTGCGGACACCCTGAATGGTGATCGTATCCG
This genomic interval from Paenibacillus sp. FSL H8-0332 contains the following:
- a CDS encoding Rpn family recombination-promoting nuclease/putative transposase is translated as MEMLDPRVDFVFKRIFASEGNKDVLLAFLNQIFLDAGDLPLEEVVLLNPYTDKDDPLDKQAIFDIWAKTADGKLINIEMQLFNKYDIEKRTLYYWSKRYAGQLQVSGKYTELKKCVTINILNYKVLPNEHTHSVFHLREDSSGAPLTDDIEIHFLELPKLNQPVTPGAGGLVNWLLFLKGIDYSDWEVLQMNEPALKKAMETLEFLSQDSEARRKYEDRQKFLMDEASQRDGALREGFAKGVAEGTAKGELEAKRIIAKNLLSMGMDRASVQKATGLSEEELKSINN
- the murA gene encoding UDP-N-acetylglucosamine 1-carboxyvinyltransferase, whose translation is MDKLVIEGGNPLSGTIRIHGAKNAALPILAASLLAEGVHSLHNVPKLLDIETMLHILERLGCRTVHEEERVTVDTSFLLTSHVPEDLMRQMRSSIFLMGPLLAKFGEVTIYQPGGCAIGERKIDLHLQGLKLLGAEIEETAGRICCRADRLRGCDIHLDYPSVGATENIMMAAAMAEGTTTVSGAAREPEIQDLQNFLNAMGAQIIGAGTDTITIQGVRKLHPCSYEVIPDRIVAGTVMIAAAATRGNVTLTHTNAGHLTSLIHILRRAGVQITVCNDIINISCMGRPRAVERIVTSPYPSFPTDLQSQVMVLLSLADGFSVIKETVFEGRFKHVEEMARMGADISIDLNRAFIRGVQRLYGATVEATDLRAGAALVIAGLAAQGTTIVEQAHHIDRGYDGIELLFQKLGARISRKVPVPDPMDMAN
- the ftsZ gene encoding cell division protein FtsZ, which produces MLEFDFEMESLAQIKVIGVGGGGSNAVNRMIENGVQGVEFITVNTDAQALHMAKSEHKLQIGDKLTRGLGAGANPEVGKKAAEESRDLISNTLKGADMVFVTAGMGGGTGTGAAPVIAEIARECGALTVGVVTRPFTFEGRKRANQAELGIEALKEKVDTLIVIPNDRLLEIVDKKTPMLEAFREADNVLRQAVQGISDLIQVPGLINLDFADVKTIMTERGSALMGIGIATGENRASEAARKAIMSPLLETSIEGARGVIMNITGGSNLSLYEVNEAAEIVTSASDPEVNMIFGAIIEESMKDEIKVTVIATGFEHKPSPIAPVRRPAANSEPAADKSKSENLRPFGNQTSSDQLDIPTFLRNRTRGNND
- the spoIIGA gene encoding sigma-E processing peptidase SpoIIGA, which codes for MVVYIDLIFAANLLIDGVLLWLTSWLVKHKVIWWRLTLSALTGALYVVMMFVPELSFLYTFLIKFGLSVLMIWIAFGFRSLQSYLRAFGAFYIINFAAAGGIIGVHYLLQSSGDIWKGMIFTSSGGQAYRLKIGFWFVLALLPLVLLLFKLIQSSRRHREQLDSYIGEVTVEIDGVSVTCPGLLDTGNRLSDPLTRIPVMVMEASLWEGHLPASWKGRLTQTGADTLILETDGQSFAWQDRIRLVPYRGVNRGASFMLALKPDKVRIELGGDTFCSTRVLIGLDGGTLSGDGAYRAVIHPDLTHKESAPEALADKVMG
- a CDS encoding FtsQ-type POTRA domain-containing protein, with amino-acid sequence MPKTRIPLLKEDKPSKRKNRKIIIILALLFTALLAVIFFRSSISKITAIQMQGDKYTSREQLLAASGLKIGGQFFAVSGDSVGKALEELDTVQEAQVSKKFPGVVTITVKEYPAVAYELDQTGVLEAILSSGAAVSVTDTGIAVEKPILTNWKADDPYKTKLCQALAGIPNEQTSDISEIVPSPTLSFPDRIKLYTRSRFEVITAISLLKDKVGYLNQVILTEEPGLIKMLEADSYVPFHSEAGDTGEDAEPGE
- the ftsA gene encoding cell division protein FtsA, which encodes MSNNDIIVSLDIGTSKVRAIIGEVTSGTFNIIGVGSADSEGIRKGAIVDIDQTVQSIKSAVEHAEQMVGIQISEVYVGISGNHIGLQSSHGVVAVQNEDREIGEDDIDRVIKAAEVIALPPEREVIDVVAKQYIVDGLEGIQDPRGMIGVRLEVEATIITGAKTPIHNLLRCVEKSGLKVKDLVLMSLGAGGLALSKDEKSMGAVLVDIGAGQATIAVYEEGSLSATSTIPIGGEFITNDIAYGLRTLTDQAEKVKLKYGCAWIDDAASEVVFKVLRIGSNVEKEFNQEDLAAIIEPRVQEIFHLIRQEVKRLGYTELPGGYILTGGTVSMPGVLKVAQNELAASVRIAVPDYIGVRDPGFTGGVGILHNVVRNYRGRSSGGSANKKTVNRSKQSTAPVQDSSKKPGLVERLKNMFSEFI